In Triticum urartu cultivar G1812 chromosome 6, Tu2.1, whole genome shotgun sequence, the following proteins share a genomic window:
- the LOC125515290 gene encoding wall-associated receptor kinase 1-like produces the protein MAMTLVVLLLLLPVTRVSAQEQQQQQPTQHVVQPGCREKCGNITIPYPFGIDAGCFRDDGRGGFQLLCEDTLPVPRLTVADYGIQITGLSISTGEAQASLNASRHCYNSNGSVISHGGPVAVPLVKTNLLFSATKNSLVVLGCPNLGYLNDVAGYYVSGCMAMCQPQKFNASGSCTGVTCCQSTIPAGVDYYQPSLLDMPKNKGDPIFYGKSTTCRYVFLVETEWLSTGYTGENFNRTDDFAVPVVLDWAVRSVRNCRAAKRNETKYACRSTVSQCVNSRNGAGYRCKCSKGYEGNPYLDDGCKDINECEHEEKDACYGVCINTPGSYTCECPPGTSGDATAKNGCRPNDSFTLVLKIVTGVSLGVFLPFFMFFWLYLGLQKRKLIRTKQKFFELNGGLFLQQQISNYNGTSKGTGGFKIFSKEELEKATKNFAAGRVLGHGGHGIVYKGVLEDKTVVAIKKSKMEEAPTKEFAREMFILSQINHRNVVKLLGCCLEAEVPMLVYEFVSNGTLYHYIHGDKGINSDIAFGTCLRVAVESAEALAYMHSSASPPILHGDIKTANILLDHKLTAKVSDFGASKLAPTDEAKMATLVQGTCGYLDPEYLMTCLLTDKSDVYSFGVVLLEVLTRKKALYLEGPGEDRSLVLCFMTAVKVGQHQELLDRQVKDEMRIEVLEEIMHLVIRCLNMSGEERPTMKEVAEKLEMLRRYQHHPWAQADANPEEKQSLLVMNQQNVNYKFTQDYILDF, from the exons ATGGCGATGACACTGgtcgtgctgctgttgctactgcCAGTAACTCGAGTCTCAGCtcaggagcagcagcagcagcagccgaCGCAACATGTTGTGCAGCCGGGCTGCCGTGAAAAGTGCGGCAACATCACCATCCCCTACCCCTTTGGCATCGACGCGGGTTGCTTCCGCGACGATGGCCGAGGTGGCTTCCAGCTTTTGTGTGAGGACACCCTACCAGTGCCACGGCTGACCGTGGCTGACTACGGCATCCAGATCACCGGCTTATCCATTAGCACCGGCGAGGCCCAGGCCTCCCTCAACGCATCACGCCACTGCTACAACAGCAATGGGAGCGTCATCAGCCATGGCGGCCCGGTAGCTGTACCACTCGTCAAGACCAACCTCCTCTTCTCGGCCACCAAGAACAGCCTCGTCGTGCTGGGCTGCCCCAACCTCGGCTACCTCAACGACGTTGCCGGCTACTACGTCAGTGGTTGCATGGCCATGTGCCAGCCACAGAAATTCAATGCGTCAGGGTCCTGCACAGGTGTCACCTGCTGCCAGAGCACGATACCCGCCGGCGTCGACTACTACCAGCCGAGCCTGCTCGACATGCCGAAGAACAAGGGAGACCCGATCTTCTATGGAAAGAGCACGACCTGCCGGTACGTGTTCTTGGTGGAGACGGAGTGGTTAAGTACCGGCTACACCGGCGAGAACTTCAACCGGACAGACGACTTCGCCGTGCCTGTCGTTCTCGACTGGGCAGTACGGAGCGTCAGGAACTGCAGAGCTGCTAAGCGCAACGAAACCAAGTACGCATGCCGGAGCACGGTCAGCCAGTGCGTCAATTCCAGAAACGGCGCTGGGTACCGGTGCAAGTGCTCCAAGGGGTATGAGGGCAATCCCTATCTAGACGATGGATGCAAAG ACATCAATGAGTGTGAACACGAAGAAAAAGACGCATGCTACGGAGTCTGCATAAATACGCCGGGAAGCTACACTTGCGAGTGCCCTCCTGGGACTAGTGGAGATGCCACAGCGAAGAATGGCTGCCGGCCAAACGACAGTTTCACTTTAGTACTGAAAATAGTTACAG GTGTCAGCCTTGGAGTGTTCTTGCCATTTTTCATGTTCTTCTGGCTCTACTTGGGGCTCCAGAAGAGGAAGCTTATCAGAACAAAGCAGAAGTTCTTCGAGCTAAATGGAGGCCTCTTCCTGCAGCAGCAGATAAGTAACTACAATGGCACCAGCAAAGGAACTGGTGGGTTCAAGATCTTTTCCAAGGAAGAGCTGGAGAAAGCGACCAAAAACTTTGCAGCTGGCCGTGTTCTCGGCCATGGAGGACACGGCATTGTCTACAAGGGTGTCCTTGAGGACAAGACAGTGGTGGCGATCAAAAAGTCAAAGATGGAAGAGGCCCCGACCAAGGAATTCGCAAGGGAGATGTTCATCCTCTCCCAGATAAACCACAGAAATGTCGTCAAGCTGCTTGGATGCTGCCTTGAAGCCGAAGTGCCCATGTTGGTCTACGAGTTCGTCTCAAACGGTACACTGTACCACTACATACATGGTGACAAGGGCATCAACTCTGACATAGCATTTGGCACCTGTCTTCGGGTAGCGGTAGAGTCAGCCGAGGCACTGGCATACATGCATTCTTCGGCCTCGCCGCCAATCCTCCATGGAGACATCAAGACGGCAAACATTCTGTTGGATCACAAGCTCACGGCAAAAGTTTCAGATTTCGGAGCATCAAAATTGGCACCAACTGATGAGGCCAAAATGGCAACGTTGGTGCAAGGAACTTGCGGTTACCTTGATCCAGAATACCTAATGACATGCCTGCTGACTGACAAGAGTGATGTATACAGCTTTGGTGTCGTGCTTTTGGAGGTTCTGACAAGGAAGAAGGCATTGTACTTGGAAGGGCCGGGAGAAGATAGAAGCCTCGTTTTATGCTTCATGACGGCAGTGAAGGTAGGTCAGCACCAAGAGCTTCTGGACAGACAAGTGAAGGATGAGATGAGAATCGAAGTGCTTGAAGAGATCATGCACCTTGTGATAAGATGCTTAAACATGAGTGGGGAGGAACGGCCGACAATGAAGGAGGTTGCAGAGAAGCTGGAGATGCTGAGGAGATACCAGCACCATCCGTGGGCTCAAGCGGATGCAAATCCGGAGGAGAAGCAGAGCTTGCTTGTTATGAACCAACAGAATGTGAATTACAAGTTCACGCAGGATTACATCCTTGATTTTTGA